The Martelella sp. AD-3 genome includes a region encoding these proteins:
- a CDS encoding ring-cleaving dioxygenase, with amino-acid sequence MLQQIKGLHHITSMAGDAQKNSDFFTKTLGLRRVKKTVNFDSPDVYHLYYGDEVGTPGSVMTYFPFPHIARGKPGTGEVGETLFAVPKGSLPFWRERLSALNVGEISESEVFGEKRLHFAGPDHDAFALVEVDNDDRAGRLKGDVAEAEAIRGFRGASLRLKDSGATSELLGFMGYEQVDSKDDWTRYAIANGNGADVIDIETLPSANAARQGAGSVHHIAFAVEDRAAQLEVRKALMDTGYNVTPVIDRNYFWAIYFRTPGGVLFEIATNEPGFDADEDTAHLGEALKLPPQYESHRAKIEDILTPIED; translated from the coding sequence ATGTTACAGCAAATCAAGGGCCTGCATCACATCACCTCGATGGCGGGCGACGCCCAGAAGAACAGCGACTTCTTCACCAAGACGCTCGGCCTTCGCCGCGTCAAGAAGACGGTCAATTTCGACTCTCCCGATGTCTATCACCTCTATTACGGTGATGAAGTCGGCACCCCCGGTTCGGTGATGACCTATTTCCCGTTCCCGCATATCGCCAGGGGAAAGCCCGGCACGGGCGAAGTTGGCGAAACGCTTTTCGCGGTTCCAAAAGGCTCGCTCCCCTTCTGGAGAGAACGGCTTTCGGCGCTGAATGTCGGAGAAATCTCCGAAAGCGAAGTCTTCGGTGAAAAACGGCTTCATTTTGCCGGTCCCGATCACGATGCCTTCGCGCTGGTGGAAGTCGATAATGATGACCGTGCCGGCCGGCTGAAGGGCGATGTCGCCGAAGCAGAAGCCATCCGCGGTTTCCGTGGCGCAAGCCTACGTCTCAAGGACAGCGGCGCGACATCCGAACTGCTCGGCTTCATGGGATATGAACAGGTCGACAGCAAGGATGACTGGACCCGCTATGCCATCGCGAACGGCAACGGCGCCGATGTCATCGACATTGAAACGCTGCCTTCTGCCAATGCGGCCCGTCAGGGCGCAGGCTCGGTGCATCACATTGCGTTTGCGGTTGAAGACCGTGCCGCACAGCTCGAAGTCCGCAAGGCGCTGATGGATACCGGATACAACGTCACGCCGGTCATCGACCGCAACTACTTCTGGGCGATCTACTTCCGCACGCCGGGCGGCGTGCTGTTCGAAATCGCCACCAACGAGCCCGGCTTCGATGCCGATGAGGACACCGCCCATCTCGGCGAAGCGCTCAAGCTGCCACCGCAGTATGAGAGCCACCGCGCCAAGATCGAGGACATCCTCACGCCGATCGAGGACTGA
- a CDS encoding LysR family transcriptional regulator, whose protein sequence is MKDLNDIRVFLNVAELGSFAAAARVLSMTAPSVTRAVGALEERLGVQLFVRTTRQVSLTSAGAVYAARMRPLLQAFDDAAEEVREQEAAISGHIRVNAPLSLGQQVLPDVLSGFRAENPAVSMSVTLTDSFVDIVAARYDLAIRISGPPDDKSTIWRKLCPIRRVLVASPGYLAANGAPQDPDDLQAAACLGFDAEAVSENWELTNGGRRRRVRAGSVLAGNNGEFLARLAENGEGVALLPYFIVETALAEGRLVQVLDDWTPSELWLTLYYPPYERLPMRIARFSDFFEAYVTRVRLL, encoded by the coding sequence ATGAAAGATTTGAATGATATTCGTGTCTTCCTGAACGTTGCGGAACTGGGCAGCTTTGCCGCTGCCGCCCGCGTCCTGTCGATGACCGCGCCCAGCGTCACGCGGGCCGTCGGTGCGTTGGAGGAACGGCTCGGCGTGCAGCTTTTCGTACGCACGACACGGCAAGTCTCTTTGACATCGGCCGGCGCCGTCTATGCCGCCCGGATGCGGCCTCTGCTGCAGGCTTTCGACGATGCGGCAGAGGAAGTCCGCGAGCAGGAGGCGGCCATCAGCGGCCATATAAGGGTGAACGCGCCGCTCTCGCTTGGACAGCAGGTTCTGCCGGATGTCCTTTCGGGGTTCAGGGCGGAAAACCCTGCAGTCAGCATGTCCGTCACCTTGACCGACAGTTTCGTCGACATCGTCGCAGCCCGTTATGATCTTGCCATCCGCATTTCGGGGCCGCCGGACGACAAGTCGACAATCTGGCGCAAGCTCTGCCCGATCCGGAGGGTGCTGGTTGCCTCTCCCGGTTACCTCGCGGCCAATGGAGCGCCACAGGATCCGGATGACCTTCAGGCAGCGGCCTGCCTTGGCTTCGATGCGGAGGCCGTGTCGGAAAACTGGGAACTTACCAATGGAGGCCGGCGGCGACGCGTGCGAGCCGGATCCGTGCTTGCCGGCAACAATGGCGAATTCCTGGCGCGGCTTGCCGAAAACGGGGAAGGGGTGGCGCTTCTGCCCTATTTCATCGTCGAGACCGCACTTGCCGAAGGGCGGCTTGTTCAGGTGCTCGACGACTGGACGCCGAGCGAACTCTGGCTGACGCTCTACTACCCGCCCTATGAACGCCTGCCGATGCGCATCGCCCGGTTCTCTGACTTCTTCGAGGCCTATGTGACCCGCGTCAGGCTGCTTTGA